From Vanessa tameamea isolate UH-Manoa-2023 chromosome 26, ilVanTame1 primary haplotype, whole genome shotgun sequence, one genomic window encodes:
- the LOC113398863 gene encoding muscle calcium channel subunit alpha-1-like isoform X9, whose product MNATEGGGEDVAATPTTPAANPTPDAGPLIPVPVAPRKPARRGPKVQQERPKRALFCLTLKNPLRKLCIDIVEWKPFEWMILTTIFANCIALAVYTPYPASDSNYTNWVLEKIEYIFLVIFTGECVMKIIAYGFVMHPGSYLRNGWNLLDFTIVVIGMVSTVLSSIFKDAFDVKALRAFRVLRPLRLVSGVPSLQIVLNSILKAMVPLLHIALLVIFVIIIYAIIGLELFSGKMHKTCYNRLTDEVMDNPHPCDLDNGFNCSMIGEEMECREGWIGPNFGITNFDNFGLSMLTVFQCITLEGWTDVMYNIQDAMGNSWEWIYFVSMVILGAFFVMNLILGVLSGEFSKEREKAKNRGDFQKLREKQQLEEDLKGYLDWITQAEYLEPLADQHDTVDQKRDYVIGNLIGQNQTENDSTDHLGIEPVEQQKISIGKLWKKDFDKANRRMKRACRRAVKSQTFYWLIIVLVFLNTVVLASEHYQQPTWLDHFQEYGNAMFVALFTLEMLVKMYSLGLQGYFVSLFNRFDCFVVVGSISEMVLTKSELMPPLGVSVLRCVRLLRVFKVTKYWRSLSNLVASLLNSIQSIASLLLLLFLFIMIFALLGMQVFGGKFNYDPVEEKDRHNFDCFWQALLTVFQILTGEDWNAVMYEGIKAYGGVGTFGILACIYFIILFICGNYILLNVFLAIAVDNLADAESLTNIEKEEGQGAEEKEEDPEKVEGALADTDDEYIHDDDAYTTDNSERDYEETGSEGEQQEEIEVDAEDAEIDEENEERIEEEQEAEEMENHQRNHIVNTEFEDEPRLKRKPTTSSARPRRLSEVDIRDSAKPIPDATSFFIFSKDNRFRVFCYKMSASSTFGNIILVCIMLSSAMLAAEDPLDAAQKGFRNWLLSQFDIFFTGIFTLELFLKLVTYGLILHEGAFLRSAFNVLDMLVVCVSLISMSFKSGSISVVKILRVFRVLRPLRAINRAKGLKHVVQCVIVAIKTIGNILLVTSLLQFMFAVMGVQMFKGKFFRCNDISKMTKDECQGTYLVFENRNYVVRDREWKRNDFHFDNVMKGMLTLFTVSTFEGWPGLLYVSIDSNAEDRGPITNFRPIVAAYYIIYIIIIAFFMVNIFVGFVIVTFQNEGEQEYKNCELDKNQRNCIEFALKAKPIRRYIPKHRIQYKVWWFVTSQPFEYAIFVLIMINTITLAMKYHNQPHEYSKALDLLNMIFTAVFALEFIFKLAAFRFKNYFGDAWNTFDFIIVLGSIIDIVVSQVNELKNQESSIPSINFFRLFRVMRLVKLLSRGEGIRTLLWTFIKSFQALPYVALLILMLFFIYAVVGMQVFGKIAIDDDTPITRNNHFQTFPQAILVLFRSATGEAWQDIMMGVSPEPEVRCDRNYDEEGEEDSSGSCGSVLAFPYFISFYVLCSFLIINLFVAVIMDNFDYLTRDWSILGPHHLDEFIRLWSEYDPDAKGRIKHLDVVTLLRKISPPLGFGKLCPHRVACKRLVSMNMPLNSDGTVLFNATLFAVVRTSLKIKTDGNIDDCNTELRAVIKKIWKRTSPKLLDQVVPPPGDPNEITVGKFYATFLIQDYFRRFKKRKEQEMRQSDEQSHQMTLQAGLRTLHEAGPELKRAISGTLDEIVADNDIPMHRRNHSLFGGVWSSIRRHGPNRQFHRHRKHGEAPPVEGVGNHLSSMMQREYGMAAVPLAPNLANGQPKEQIPLRPLIFNGESEKIYQVLDNQKSNYPEMLGQIGLAFGCVNYLSTPETSGAKSTSPSRQKIHPEGEGKLTLPRKASPEDRTPSPGETIAPKISLLLARECTPAESRPMTLYGYNAAARLPFAFSHARARRSLRAAPAPAPPGRMVRSASSGARAPLVAPPHPGGDSSGRGVVSLPGSPRNSSSVPVVGSAESLVTRVLAEQGLGVYCDPEFVRNTSREMQEALDMTQEQMDRAAHQLMIQERNIKQVQNQQAQVGNFWGVVGRDPSPSVPSLPPASHAAADQAVIAPTQNGVKNGVDKCHPQHRRKRKRKPVLV is encoded by the exons ATGAATGCCACAGAAGGTGGTGGCGAAGATGTGGCAGCAACTCCAACCACACCAGCGGCAAACCCCACGCCAGATGCCGGGCCCCTTATACCAGTACCCGTAGCTCCACGCAAGCCTGCTCGACGAGGGCCGAAGGTGCAGCAAGAGAGACCGAAAAGAGCTCTCTTTTGCCTTACCCTCAAGAATCCGCTAAGAAAATTGTGTATAGATATCGTAGAATGGAA ACCGTTCGAATGGATGATACTTACAACGATTTTTGCAAACTGTATAGCATTGGCCGTCTACACTCCGTATCCTGCAAGCGATTCAAACTACACGAACTGGGTTTTG GAAAAAATCGAATACATATTTCTCGTGATATTCACGGGCGAATGTGTAATGAAGATCATTGCGTACGGCTTCGTCATGCATCCTGGCTCATATCTTCGGAATGGTTGGAATTTGCTCGACTTCACAATCGTTGTTATtgg TATGGTGAGCACAGTACTATCTAGTATCTTCAAAGATGCGTTCGACGTGAAAGCGCTGCGAGCATTTCGTGTCTTAAGACCCTTGAGACTAGTGTCAGGCGTTCCCA gctTACAAATCGTTTTGAATTCTATCTTGAAGGCAATGGTACCGCTACTTCACATCGCGTTGCTGGTTATCTTCGTCATCATAATATACGCCATCATCGGTCTCGAATTGTTCTCGGGCAAGATGCATAAAACGTGTTACAACAGACTAAcag ATGAAGTCATGGATAATCCTCATCCATGTGACTTGGATAATGGTTTCAACTGTTCCATGATTGGCGAAGAAATGGAGTGCAGGGAAGGTTGGATCGGCCCCAACTTCGGTATCACGAATTTCGACAACTTCGGTCTGTCTATGCTCACTGTCTTCCAATGCATCACTTTAGAGGGCTGGACAGATGTCATGTATAAT atCCAAGACGCGATGGGGAACAGTTGGGAATGGATATACTTCGTATCTATGGTCATATTGGGAGCATTTTTCGTTATGAACCTAATTCTCGGTGTGTTGTCTGG AGAATTCTCCAAAGAAAGAGAGAAAGCGAAAAACCGAGGAGATTTTCAGAAGTTAAGAGAAAAACAGCAGTTAGAAGAAGATCTTAAAGGTTATCTGGACTGGATTACGCAGGCTGAATACCTTGAACCTCTCGCAGATCAACACGATACAGTAGACCAGAAGAGAGATTATGTCATTGGTAACTTAATAG GTCAGAACCAAACAGAAAACGATTCAACGGACCACTTAGGTATAGAACCAGTCGAGCAACAGAAAATTTCAATTGGTAAATTGTGGAAGAAAGACTTCGATAAGGCGAACCGTCGTATGAAGCGTGCGTGTCGACGCGCCGTGAAGTCGCAGACCTTCTACTGGCTAATCATTGTACTCGTGTTTCTCAACACCGTCGTGCTGGCCAGCGAGCACTACCA ACAGCCAACATGGCTCGATCACTTTCAAGAATATGGAAATGCTATGTTCGTAGCACTTTTTACATTGGAGATGTTAGTCAAAATGTACAGTCTAGGTTTACAG GGCTACTTCGTGTCACTATTCAACCGGTTCGATTGCTTCGTGGTGGTGGGCTCCATCAGCGAGATGGTGCTGACGAAGAGCGAGCTGATGCCGCCGCTCGGCGTGTCGGTGCTGCGTTGCGTGCGCTTGCTGCGCGTCTTCAAGGTTACCAA GTACTGGCGTTCGCTGTCTAACTTGGTGGCGTCTCTGCTCAACTCGATCCAGTCCATCGCGTCCCTACTGCTTCTACTTTTCCTCTTTATCATGATCTTTGCGCTGTTGGGCATGCAG GTTTTTGGTGGGAAGTTTAACTATGACCCTGTGGAGGAAAAAGATCGGCACAATTTCGATTGTTTCTGGCAAGCGTTGCTTACGGTTTTTCAG ATATTAACAGGTGAAGACTGGAATGCGGTGATGTACGAAGGAATCAAGGCATATGGTGGTGTCGGCACCTTTGGTATACTTGCCTGCATCTACTTCATCATACTATTTATTTGCGGCAACT ACATTCTACTGAACGTCTTCTTGGCCATTGCTGTTGACAACTTGGCTGATGCAGAATCATTGACTAACATTGAAAAAGAAGAAggt CAGGGCGCAGAAGAGAAAGAAGAAGATCCAGAAAAAGTAGAAGGCGCACTTGCAGATACCGATGATGAATATATTCACGACGACGATGCCTACACCACTGATAA CTCTGAAAGGGACTACGAAGAAACTGGATCGGAAGGTGAGCAGCAAGAAGAAATAGAAGTAGATGCAGAAGATGCTGAAATTGATGAGGAAAATGAAGAAAGAATCGAGGAAGAACAAGAAGCGGAAGAAATGGAGAATCATCAAAGAAACCATATAG TGAACACAGAGTTCGAGGACGAGCCGCGCTTGAAACGTAAGCCGACGACGTCCTCGGCGCGGCCGCGGCGCCTGTCGGAGGTCGACATCCGGGACTCGGCCAAGCCGATCCCTGATGCTACCTCCTTCTTCATATTTTCAAAAGACAACAG GTTTCGTGTATTCTGCTATAAGATGTCAGCATCTTCGACATTTGGGAATATCATCCTGGTGTGCATCATGCTGTCCTCTGCCATGTTAGCAGCAGAGGATCCTTTAGACGCCGCCCAAAAAGGGTTCAGGAATTGG TTACTGAGTCAATTCGACATATTCTTCACTGGCATCTTCACGTTGGAGCTGTTCTTGAAGCTAGTGACATACGGCCTCATTTTGCACGAAGGTGCCTTCCTGCGCTCCGCCTTCAACGTACTCGACATGCTGGTTGTTTGCGTCTCCCTTATCTCAATGAGCTTTAA GTCTGGGAGTATATCCGTGGTGAAGATATTGCGAGTATTCAGGGTGCTGAGGCCTCTAAGAGCCATCAACAGGGCCAAAGGCCTTAAG CACGTTGTTCAGTGCGTGATCGTTGCAATCAAAACGATTGGAAACATTTTGTTGGTAACGTCCTTGCTTCAATTCATGTTCGCGGTCATGGGAGTGCAAATGTTCAAG GGTAAATTTTTTAGGTGTAACGATATTTCTAAAATGACAAAAGATGAGTGTCA GGGAACTTATTTAGTATTCGAAAATCGTAATTACGTAGTTAGAGACAGAGAATGGAAACGGAATGACTttcattttgataatgttatgaaaGGGATGCTCACCCTCTTCACTGTATCCACTTTTGAAGGATGGCCAGG gTTATTGTATGTATCTATAGACTCGAACGCAGAGGATCGTGGTCCTATTACTAACTTCCGTCCAATTGTTgcagcatattatattatttacattattataattgccTTCTTTATG GTAAATATATTCGTCGGTTTCGTCATAGTGACATTCCAAAATGAGGGTGAGCAGGAATACAAGAACTGTGAATTAGATAAGAATCAAAGAAATTGTATAGAATTCGCCTTGAAAGCTAAACCTATTAGAAG ATATATACCGAAGCACCGAATCCAGTACAAAGTGTGGTGGTTCGTCACCTCTCAACCTTTTGAATACGCGATCTTCGTCCTCATCATGATAAACACTATCACCCTCGCCATGAAGTACCACAACCAGCCCCACGAGTATAGCAAGGCCCTCGACTTACTCAACATGATATTCACTGCGGTCTTTGCTCTTGAATTTATCTTCAAATTAGCTGCATTTCGATTCaag AACTATTTCGGAGACGCGTGGAACACGTTCGACTTCATCATCGTTTTAGGTAGCATCATCGACATCGTCGTCTCACAAGTAAACGAACTCAAAAATCAG GAAAGTTCGATCCCGTCTATAAACTTCTTCCGTTTGTTTCGTGTGATGAGACTCGTCAAGTTGTTGTCTCGTGGAGAAGGCATTCGCACCTTACTCTGGACATTCATCAAATCCTTCCAAGCGCTGCCTTATGTTGCTCTATTGATCTTGATGCTGTTCTTCATTTATGCGGTGGTTGGGATGCaa gTGTTTGGAAAAATCGCAATAGACGACGATACGCCTATCACACGAAACAACCACTTCCAGACTTTTCCGCAAGCCATATTGGTTTTGTTTCGATCTGCTACTG GTGAAGCTTGGCAAGATATAATGATGGGAGTATCACCGGAGCCTGAAGTGCGCTGTGACCGCAACTATGATGAGGAGGGTGAGGAGGACAGCAGCGGTTCATGTGGCAGCGTGCTCGCCTTTCCCtacttcatttcattttatgtgCTTTGCTCCTTTCTC attattaatttattcgtcgCTGTCATTATGGATAATTTCGACTATTTAACCAGAGACTGGTCAATATTGGGACCACACCACTTAGATGAATTTATAAG GTTATGGAGTGAATACGACCCTGACGCTAAGGGACGAATAAAACATTTAGATGTAGTcacattattaagaaaaataagtcCTCCTTTAG GTTTCGGCAAGCTGTGTCCTCACCGCGTGGCGTGCAAGCGTTTGGTCTCCATGAACATGCCCCTTAATTCAGATGGAACAGTTCTCTTCAACGCCACACTCTTCGCCGTCGTGCGAACTTCGCTTAAGATCAAAACTGATG GCAATATAGATGACTGCAATACGGAACTTCGAGCGGTTATCAAGAAAATCTGGAAGCGAACCTCTCCCAAACTTCTCGACCAGGTAGTACCACCACCTGGAGACCCTAACGAGATCACCGTTGGAAAGTTCTACGCCACCTTCCTCATACAGGACTACTTCAGAAG GTTCAAAAAGCGTAAGGAGCAAGAGATGAGACAAAGCGACGAACAGAGTCACCAAATGACTTTGCAAGCTGGCTTGAGGACGCTGCATGAAGCTGGACCGGAACTAAAACGAGCTATATCGGGCACTCTAGATGAAATTGTTGCTGATAATGATATTCCCATGCATAGG AGAAACCATTCGTTATTTGGGGGAGTGTGGTCAAGCATACGCAGACATGGTCCTAACCGGCAGTTTCATAGACACAGGAAACATGGAGAAGCACCTCCTG TAGAAGGTGTAGGTAACCATTTGAGTTCAATGATGCAGCGTGAATACGGAATGGCTGCAGTGCCACTGGCGCCCAACTT agCTAACGGACAACCGAAAGAACAAATACCTTTGAGGCCTCTTATATTCAACGGCGAGTCGGAGAAGATTTACCAGGTGCTCGA CAATCAAAAGTCGAACTACCCAGAGATGCTCGGACAGATAGGTCTCGCGTTCGGATGCGTCAACTACCTCTCGACGCCGGAGACGTCCGGAGCCAAGTCGACCTCGCCGTCGAGGCAGAAGATCCACCCGGAGGGGGAGGGCAAGCTCACCCTGCCCCGCAAGGCGTCCCCCGAGGACCGAACGCCGTCGCCCGGCGAGACCATAGCGCCGAAGATCTCGCTGCTGCTGGCGCGCGAGTGCACGCCGGCGGAGTCGCGGCCGATGACGCTCTACGGGTACAACGCGGCGGCGCGCCTGCCCTTCGCGTTCTCGCacgcgcgcgcgcgccgcagcctgcgcgccgcgcccgcgcccgcgccgccagGTCGGATGGTGCGCAGCGCCTCCTCGGGCGCGCGCGCCCCGCTTGTAGCCCCGCCGCACCCAG GAGGCGATAGTTCCGGACGCGGCGTGGTATCGCTTCCCGGAAGCCCTCGGAACAGCTCATCAGTGCCCGTTGTTGGTTCCGCGGAGAGCCTGGTCACGAGG